A single region of the Arthrobacter sp. V1I7 genome encodes:
- a CDS encoding DUF2510 domain-containing protein codes for MSTPAGWYPQPDNPAVLRWWDGSGWTDQTKPAAQTVPAAKPRPKFGLAVTAAALTLVGLVGSPLGFVAGLVLIAAVVFAIVALAKRQRLKGLAIASLFIAPIMLIVTISLASSPTPSPAAPSATKPFVATDYKEMPERDLAVLVKDPESHKGEMVVLHARVTQFDTATGGCSFRAEAAHVRPEDTFGYNHNSFFVGGAGGVSCDQLKSYVDKDEVKVLATVKGLVEYKTMMGGQTAAPEFRVDQIERLASK; via the coding sequence ATGAGCACACCCGCAGGTTGGTATCCGCAACCCGACAATCCAGCGGTCTTGCGTTGGTGGGACGGTTCGGGATGGACCGATCAGACGAAGCCAGCCGCTCAGACTGTGCCTGCTGCCAAGCCACGTCCCAAGTTTGGTCTTGCGGTGACTGCTGCGGCATTGACCCTCGTTGGCTTGGTCGGGTCGCCTCTCGGGTTCGTGGCGGGGCTGGTTCTCATCGCAGCCGTTGTTTTCGCCATAGTCGCCCTCGCGAAGAGACAAAGACTGAAGGGACTTGCGATCGCCAGTCTGTTTATCGCCCCAATCATGTTAATTGTGACTATTTCCCTTGCCTCGTCTCCAACCCCTTCACCGGCGGCACCATCGGCAACGAAGCCGTTCGTCGCTACGGACTACAAGGAGATGCCTGAACGGGATCTTGCGGTTCTGGTCAAAGACCCTGAGAGCCACAAAGGCGAGATGGTCGTGCTCCACGCGCGAGTGACCCAGTTCGATACGGCTACTGGTGGTTGTTCTTTCCGCGCTGAAGCGGCGCATGTTCGCCCTGAGGACACGTTCGGGTATAACCACAATTCCTTCTTCGTCGGGGGGGCGGGAGGGGTCAGCTGCGACCAACTCAAGAGCTACGTTGACAAGGACGAAGTCAAGGTACTTGCGACGGTAAAGGGCTTGGTCGAATACAAGACGATGATGGGTGGGCAAACGGCGGCGCCTGAATTTAGGGTTGACCAAATCGAACGTCTGGCATCAAAGTAA